A part of Lutra lutra chromosome 2, mLutLut1.2, whole genome shotgun sequence genomic DNA contains:
- the LOC125092828 gene encoding multiple coagulation factor deficiency protein 2 homolog, giving the protein MRSLRLLRTPFLCGLLWAFCAPGSRAEEPGASFSHPGSVGLDKHTVHDQEHIMEHLEGVINKPEAEMSPQELQLHYFKMHDYDGNNLLDGLELSTAITHVHKEEGNEQAPPMSEAELINLIDGVLRDDDKNNDGYIDYAEFAKSLQ; this is encoded by the coding sequence ATGAGATCTCTGCGGCTGCTCAGAACCCCCTTCCTGTGCGGCCTGCTCTGGGCCTTTTGTGCTCCAGGTTCCAGGGCTGAGGAACCTGGGGCCAGCTTCTCCCATCCTGGCAGCGTGGGCCTGGATAAGCATACAGTGCACGACCAAGAGCATATCATGGAGCATCTAGAAGGTGTCATCAACAAACCAGAAGCAGAGATGTCCCCACAAGAACTGCAGCTCCATTATTTCAAAATGCATGATTATGACGGCAATAATTTGCTTGATGGCCTAGAACTCTCCACAGCCATCACTCACGTCCAtaaggaggaagggaatgaacAGGCCCCACCAATGAGTGAAGCTGAACTGATTAACTTAATAGATGGTGTTCTGAGAGACGATGACAAGAACAATGATGGATATATTGACTATGCTGAATTTGCAAAATCACTGCAGTAG